From a single Planococcus shenhongbingii genomic region:
- the panC gene encoding pantoate--beta-alanine ligase, whose amino-acid sequence MQTIETIQELKNWVKKTKESGETIGLVPTMGFLHDGHISLVNKAKAENDRVVMSIFVNPAQFGPNEDFDRYPRDWDRDRQLAEEAGTDVIFAPSVEEMYPRKSQISISAGALADVLCGAKRPGHFDGVLKVVAKLFHLTQADRAYFGQKDAQQLAIIESLVEDYNFPLAIRRGETVREADGLAKSSRNVYLSEAERQEAPHLQQALQLGRQAAIEGRDPVAVVRNYLDGRISGTIDYIELLAYPALTNDIKDEAILALAVQFEKARLIDNLIFNIKGN is encoded by the coding sequence TTGCAAACGATTGAAACGATCCAAGAATTGAAAAACTGGGTCAAAAAAACCAAAGAGTCTGGAGAAACGATCGGACTTGTGCCGACGATGGGCTTTCTGCACGATGGCCATATTTCACTTGTCAATAAAGCAAAAGCGGAAAATGACCGTGTTGTTATGAGCATTTTTGTCAATCCGGCACAGTTCGGCCCCAATGAGGATTTTGACCGCTATCCAAGAGATTGGGATCGCGACCGGCAATTGGCAGAAGAAGCGGGCACCGATGTCATTTTTGCACCTTCGGTTGAAGAGATGTATCCGCGTAAATCACAGATCAGCATTTCAGCTGGTGCACTTGCTGATGTGTTATGCGGAGCGAAGCGGCCGGGCCATTTTGATGGTGTGCTGAAAGTGGTCGCAAAATTATTCCATTTGACGCAAGCGGACCGGGCCTATTTTGGCCAGAAAGATGCTCAGCAGCTGGCGATTATTGAATCGCTTGTGGAAGATTATAATTTTCCGCTCGCTATCCGCCGCGGCGAAACTGTCCGGGAAGCGGACGGGCTTGCGAAAAGTTCAAGGAATGTCTATTTAAGCGAAGCAGAACGCCAAGAAGCACCGCATCTTCAACAAGCGCTGCAACTGGGAAGACAGGCGGCGATCGAAGGCAGAGACCCGGTAGCAGTAGTCCGGAATTATCTCGACGGCCGCATTTCCGGAACCATTGACTATATCGAACTGCTCGCTTATCCGGCATTGACTAACGATATCAAAGACGAAGCAATCCTGGCGCTTGCTGTGCAGTTTGAAAAAGCACGTTTGATTGATAACCTAATCTTTAACATAAAGGGGAACTAA
- a CDS encoding DUF1405 domain-containing protein produces the protein MISFAQKISAWLMFRPFLWLVFLLNLGGTIYGYIWYGWQLKITEPKFLIFVPDSPTASLFFTIVLGLWLIGKRSPIFEALAFVTLIKYGLWAVVMNLLTLVETGSIGLLGWMLVGSHFAMALQAVLYIDHYRFGWLAAAVTAVWTLHNDVIDYVFGQMPIYGSLDAYTAQIGYFTFWLSIACIALSYLVVYLNKPHSVSVDHS, from the coding sequence ATGATTTCTTTTGCGCAGAAGATTTCCGCCTGGCTGATGTTTCGGCCGTTCCTGTGGCTGGTTTTTCTCCTGAACTTAGGCGGAACGATTTATGGATACATATGGTATGGATGGCAGTTGAAAATAACCGAACCGAAATTTTTAATATTTGTACCGGATAGTCCGACAGCCAGCCTTTTCTTCACCATTGTTTTGGGCTTATGGCTAATAGGAAAGAGAAGTCCGATATTTGAAGCTTTAGCATTTGTCACTTTGATCAAATATGGGCTTTGGGCCGTGGTTATGAATTTACTGACTTTGGTCGAAACCGGGTCAATCGGCTTGCTCGGCTGGATGCTCGTGGGGTCTCATTTTGCGATGGCGCTGCAAGCTGTCCTCTATATCGATCATTACCGCTTCGGCTGGCTGGCTGCTGCTGTTACAGCGGTCTGGACCCTGCACAATGACGTCATCGATTATGTCTTTGGGCAAATGCCGATTTATGGCAGCTTGGATGCCTACACTGCACAGATCGGGTATTTCACTTTTTGGCTGTCAATCGCGTGCATCGCATTGTCATATTTAGTCGTATATTTAAACAAGCCGCATAGCGTATCAGTTGACCATAGCTGA
- the dapB gene encoding 4-hydroxy-tetrahydrodipicolinate reductase: MTIRVAIAGARGKMGQEAVHTVMKNPEMELVSVLDYKDIGETLADTGLFPENYTVPVFTDLEKLHAATRPDVLVDLTSPESVYQHTKGALDLKIRPVVGTTGFSDEELKELTQLSKDIKVGCIIAPNFAVGAVLMMKFAEQAAKYLPDVEIIEMHHDQKLDAPSGTAMKTAHLISEHRPVHEQGHVREKETLPGARGANYDGMRIHSVRLPGLVAHQQVLLGGEGQLLTLRHDSFNRGSFMSGVVLSIKTVMETEELIYGLEHIIG; this comes from the coding sequence ATGACAATTCGAGTGGCGATTGCCGGAGCAAGAGGAAAAATGGGCCAGGAAGCCGTACATACTGTTATGAAGAACCCGGAAATGGAATTGGTATCCGTACTGGATTACAAAGATATTGGAGAAACTTTAGCTGATACGGGTCTATTTCCTGAAAATTACACGGTTCCAGTATTCACGGATTTAGAGAAATTACATGCGGCGACACGTCCGGATGTTTTAGTGGATTTAACATCGCCTGAATCGGTTTATCAGCACACAAAAGGTGCATTAGATTTAAAAATCCGCCCGGTCGTTGGCACTACGGGATTTTCGGACGAAGAGCTAAAAGAACTTACGCAGTTATCGAAAGACATAAAAGTTGGCTGCATTATCGCACCGAACTTTGCAGTCGGCGCTGTTTTGATGATGAAATTTGCAGAACAAGCTGCCAAATATTTGCCGGATGTTGAAATCATCGAAATGCACCATGATCAAAAGTTGGACGCTCCGTCCGGTACCGCGATGAAAACAGCACATTTGATTTCCGAGCATCGGCCTGTCCATGAGCAAGGGCATGTCCGTGAAAAAGAGACTTTGCCGGGAGCAAGAGGAGCCAATTACGATGGAATGCGCATCCACAGTGTCCGGCTGCCGGGCCTTGTCGCCCATCAGCAGGTATTGCTTGGAGGAGAAGGTCAATTGCTGACACTTCGCCATGACTCCTTTAACCGCGGTTCATTCATGTCAGGGGTAGTGCTGTCGATTAAAACCGTGATGGAAACCGAAGAATTGATTTATGGGCTTGAACATATTATTGGATAA
- a CDS encoding nucleotide pyrophosphohydrolase, protein MSGDKTMKQLQKDVDEYIGQFEEGYFSPMELMARLTEELGELSREVMHEYGPKKKKSTEEDNTIEAEMGDLLFVLICMANSMDIDLAHAHDRIMEKFNTRDKNRWTRKEEGK, encoded by the coding sequence ATGAGCGGAGATAAAACAATGAAACAGCTTCAAAAAGATGTTGACGAGTATATCGGACAGTTTGAAGAAGGCTATTTCAGCCCGATGGAATTGATGGCACGGCTGACAGAAGAATTAGGTGAATTGTCGCGTGAAGTGATGCATGAATACGGGCCAAAGAAAAAGAAGTCTACAGAAGAGGATAATACAATAGAAGCAGAAATGGGCGATTTGCTGTTTGTTTTAATTTGCATGGCCAATTCAATGGATATCGATTTAGCGCATGCCCATGACCGCATTATGGAGAAATTCAATACGAGAGACAAAAACCGTTGGACACGAAAGGAAGAGGGAAAATGA
- a CDS encoding ubiquinol-cytochrome c reductase iron-sulfur subunit translates to MSNNRVSRRQFLGYTLTGVGGFMAAGMLMPMVRFAVDPVLQQKDAGDYILTDQAVADLTEEPVRVDFAYEQVDAWYTSEVTSSAWVYKEGDKIVALSPVCKHLGCTVNWAGDPEHPSQFFCPCHAGRYEKNGQNVAGTPPLGPLDEYEVEERDGFLAIGAIQANTIV, encoded by the coding sequence ATGAGTAATAATCGTGTATCACGACGTCAATTTTTAGGTTACACTTTAACAGGTGTCGGCGGATTTATGGCAGCGGGAATGTTAATGCCAATGGTTCGTTTTGCGGTTGACCCGGTTCTTCAGCAGAAAGATGCTGGAGATTACATTTTAACCGACCAAGCAGTAGCTGATTTAACTGAAGAACCTGTACGCGTCGACTTCGCCTACGAGCAGGTGGATGCTTGGTATACATCTGAAGTAACAAGTTCAGCTTGGGTTTACAAAGAAGGGGATAAAATTGTTGCCCTTTCACCAGTCTGCAAACACTTAGGATGCACAGTGAACTGGGCGGGGGATCCGGAACACCCGAGCCAATTCTTCTGTCCATGCCACGCCGGACGTTACGAAAAGAACGGCCAAAACGTTGCAGGAACACCGCCGCTAGGGCCACTCGATGAATACGAAGTGGAAGAAAGAGATGGCTTTTTGGCAATCGGAGCAATACAAGCGAACACAATAGTTTAA
- the qcrB gene encoding menaquinol-cytochrome c reductase cytochrome b subunit gives MLNKLYDWVDERLDITPIWRDIADHEVPEHVNPAHHFSAFVYCFGGLTFFITVIQILSGMFLTMYYVPDIENAWESVYYLQNEVAFGEIVRGMHHWGASLVVVMIFLHTLRVFFTGSYKKPRELNWIVGVMLFGVILGLSFTGYLLPWDMKALFATKVGIEIAASVPVIGESIKILLAGDSTILGAQTLTRFFAIHVFFLPAALLGLLAAHFIMIRKQGISGPL, from the coding sequence GTGCTAAACAAGTTATATGATTGGGTTGATGAGCGTTTAGATATTACGCCGATCTGGCGCGATATTGCTGACCATGAAGTACCGGAACACGTAAACCCCGCACACCATTTTTCAGCATTCGTTTATTGTTTTGGAGGATTGACTTTCTTCATCACGGTAATCCAGATTCTATCCGGTATGTTTTTGACAATGTATTATGTGCCAGATATTGAAAATGCATGGGAATCGGTTTATTATCTTCAAAACGAAGTCGCTTTTGGAGAAATAGTGCGTGGGATGCACCACTGGGGAGCTTCTCTTGTAGTTGTTATGATTTTCCTTCATACATTGCGAGTATTCTTTACAGGTTCTTATAAAAAACCTCGTGAATTAAACTGGATCGTCGGAGTTATGCTATTCGGTGTTATCCTCGGTTTAAGTTTCACAGGTTATTTGCTTCCATGGGATATGAAAGCGTTATTTGCAACAAAAGTTGGTATTGAAATCGCCGCTTCTGTACCGGTTATCGGTGAATCAATCAAGATTCTTCTTGCTGGGGACTCAACTATCCTCGGTGCACAGACTCTGACACGATTCTTTGCAATTCACGTATTCTTCTTACCAGCTGCTTTGCTTGGGTTGCTTGCAGCGCATTTTATCATGATCAGAAAACAAGGTATTTCCGGCCCGCTATAA
- a CDS encoding YitT family protein, with protein MKELQVKNILFILLGSAIYSFGFVHFNIQNELGEGGFAGITLILFFLFEWDPALMNLLLNIPLFFIGWKLLGKKVFLYTIIGTVAVSFFLKIFLVYEIQINLHEDLFLATLFAGVFVGVGLGIIFRYGGTTGGVDIIARLVQKYSGWSMGKTMFLFDACVIALSRLTFLDNRTMMYTLVAVFVGARVIDFVQEGAYSGRGAMIISNSQEEIASRIAKEMDRGITILRGYGHFTKEEREVLYCVVAKNEIVRLKNIINSVDPHAFVSLMEVHDVMGEGFTLDDQKQPIG; from the coding sequence ATGAAAGAATTACAAGTGAAAAACATCTTATTCATATTGTTGGGATCGGCCATTTACAGTTTTGGTTTTGTCCATTTCAATATTCAGAATGAGCTGGGCGAAGGCGGATTTGCAGGCATTACCTTAATTTTATTCTTCCTATTTGAATGGGATCCCGCTTTAATGAACTTATTATTAAATATCCCGCTATTTTTTATTGGCTGGAAGCTGCTCGGCAAAAAGGTCTTTCTTTATACCATCATCGGAACAGTCGCAGTTTCTTTCTTTCTAAAAATATTTTTAGTTTATGAAATTCAAATCAATTTGCATGAAGACCTCTTCTTAGCCACACTTTTCGCCGGGGTGTTTGTCGGCGTCGGTCTGGGTATTATTTTCCGCTACGGGGGAACTACTGGAGGCGTCGATATCATTGCTCGCCTGGTTCAGAAATACAGCGGCTGGAGCATGGGAAAAACGATGTTCTTATTTGATGCTTGTGTAATTGCGCTGTCCCGCTTAACTTTCCTGGATAACCGCACAATGATGTATACACTTGTTGCGGTATTCGTCGGAGCCAGAGTCATCGACTTTGTCCAAGAAGGTGCTTACTCAGGACGGGGAGCAATGATCATCTCGAATTCGCAGGAAGAAATTGCAAGCCGGATTGCGAAGGAAATGGACCGGGGCATCACCATTCTCCGAGGATACGGCCATTTCACCAAAGAAGAACGGGAAGTTCTCTACTGTGTAGTAGCCAAAAACGAAATCGTCAGACTGAAGAACATCATCAATAGCGTAGACCCCCACGCGTTCGTATCCTTAATGGAAGTCCATGATGTAATGGGCGAAGGGTTTACACTAGACGATCAAAAACAACCGATTGGGTAA
- the bshA gene encoding N-acetyl-alpha-D-glucosaminyl L-malate synthase BshA: protein MRKMKIGITCYPTVGGSGVIATELGKMLAEKGHEVHFITSSTPFRLNRLYPNIFSHQVDVNSYSVFQYAPYDIALATKIAEVIKNEQLDLMHVHYAIPHAVCAILGRAMAGSNIGIVTTLHGTDITVLGSDSSLKEAIKYGIEKSDVVTAVSNSLRDQTYDLIKPDKRIETIYNFVDEREYKVTNTGSLKQDLGIGEEEKVLIHVSNFRNVKRVPDIIDTFSRVQKQVASKLLLVGDGPEMGRTVQQVKDLGLDKHVLFLGKRDNLSELYNISDIKLLMSEKEAFGLVLLEAMACGVPCIGTNIGGIPEIIEPGQNGYLVELGDVEKAAAYSIRMLTDEKEREMLKNGSLETVKQRFNSTTILEQYEAVYERLLDRGASE from the coding sequence TTGCGAAAAATGAAGATTGGCATCACCTGTTATCCAACAGTGGGAGGCTCAGGTGTCATTGCGACGGAATTGGGGAAAATGCTGGCTGAAAAAGGCCATGAAGTCCATTTCATCACATCCAGCACGCCTTTTCGCTTGAACCGCCTGTACCCGAATATTTTCAGCCATCAAGTGGATGTCAACAGTTATTCGGTATTTCAATATGCCCCTTATGATATTGCATTGGCTACAAAAATAGCGGAAGTCATCAAAAACGAACAATTGGATCTGATGCATGTGCATTATGCCATTCCGCATGCGGTCTGTGCCATTTTAGGACGGGCTATGGCAGGATCCAATATCGGCATTGTGACCACTTTGCACGGAACCGATATCACAGTGCTCGGATCGGATTCTTCATTGAAAGAAGCGATTAAATACGGGATTGAAAAATCCGATGTGGTGACGGCTGTGTCGAATTCGCTGAGGGACCAGACCTATGATTTGATCAAGCCCGATAAGAGAATAGAAACCATTTATAATTTTGTTGATGAACGAGAATATAAGGTTACAAATACCGGCAGCTTGAAACAGGATCTCGGCATAGGTGAAGAGGAAAAAGTGCTGATTCATGTATCGAATTTCCGGAATGTAAAACGGGTACCCGATATCATCGATACGTTCAGTCGTGTGCAAAAGCAAGTGGCGTCCAAATTGCTGCTTGTCGGAGATGGGCCGGAGATGGGGCGGACCGTTCAGCAAGTCAAAGATTTAGGACTTGATAAACATGTTTTGTTCCTCGGAAAACGTGATAATTTATCCGAACTTTACAATATCAGCGACATTAAGCTGCTCATGTCTGAAAAAGAAGCTTTCGGCTTGGTTTTATTGGAAGCGATGGCTTGCGGGGTTCCATGCATTGGCACGAATATCGGAGGAATCCCTGAAATTATTGAACCGGGACAGAACGGATATTTAGTTGAATTGGGAGATGTAGAAAAAGCAGCAGCCTATAGCATTAGGATGTTGACAGACGAAAAGGAACGGGAAATGCTGAAAAACGGTTCGTTGGAAACGGTGAAACAGCGCTTCAATTCAACGACAATCCTGGAGCAGTACGAAGCGGTTTATGAACGTCTGTTAGATAGGGGTGCAAGCGAATGA
- a CDS encoding biotin--[acetyl-CoA-carboxylase] ligase has protein sequence MNITVTRKLAQRLIEAQGVALSGQQLADDFGISRTAVWKHIKELEEQGYQIISVKKKGYILAGLPDTLEPTAIQAILKTKRLGRNIHYIESCPSTQIIAHQLAQENTPDGTVVMTEEQTAGRGRMARRWHSAANKGIWMSVILRPDVVPQKAPQFTLVAAVAIVRAIEQVTGLKPEIKWPNDILLNGKKCTGILTELQSDADGIQALIIGIGLNVNQVADDFDPEVQNIATSLKMESGKEIDRKELVSSTLQFLEQYTDLYVEEGFGILKLLWESYSSTIGHPVRARMAKETLEGIAESITDEGVLQLRTADGKLHGIYSADIEMTS, from the coding sequence ATGAATATCACGGTAACGCGTAAATTGGCGCAGCGGCTTATCGAAGCGCAGGGCGTTGCGCTTTCTGGCCAGCAGCTGGCGGATGACTTTGGCATATCGCGGACCGCTGTCTGGAAACATATAAAAGAGCTTGAGGAACAGGGATACCAAATCATTTCTGTGAAAAAGAAAGGTTATATCCTGGCAGGCCTTCCCGATACATTGGAGCCTACTGCTATTCAAGCCATCTTGAAAACAAAACGCCTGGGCCGCAACATCCATTACATTGAATCATGTCCTTCCACTCAAATCATAGCGCATCAGTTGGCTCAGGAAAATACGCCGGACGGCACTGTAGTCATGACTGAGGAACAAACTGCCGGACGCGGAAGGATGGCTCGCAGGTGGCATTCTGCGGCGAATAAAGGCATTTGGATGAGTGTCATCCTCCGCCCGGATGTAGTTCCTCAAAAAGCGCCGCAATTCACGCTGGTGGCTGCAGTTGCAATAGTTCGGGCAATTGAACAAGTGACTGGTTTAAAGCCTGAAATCAAATGGCCGAATGATATCTTATTGAATGGAAAAAAATGCACGGGGATCTTAACTGAACTTCAGTCGGATGCTGACGGGATTCAAGCATTGATTATCGGAATCGGTTTGAATGTCAATCAAGTGGCGGATGATTTTGACCCGGAAGTGCAGAACATAGCAACTTCGCTGAAAATGGAAAGCGGCAAAGAGATAGACCGTAAAGAACTGGTTTCTTCAACGCTTCAATTTCTTGAACAATATACGGATTTATATGTGGAAGAGGGCTTTGGTATTTTGAAGCTGCTATGGGAAAGCTATTCGTCGACAATCGGACATCCGGTGCGGGCGCGTATGGCGAAAGAAACGCTTGAAGGTATTGCAGAAAGCATTACGGATGAGGGTGTGCTGCAGCTCCGCACAGCGGATGGCAAGCTTCACGGCATTTATTCTGCGGATATAGAAATGACAAGTTAA
- the panD gene encoding aspartate 1-decarboxylase yields the protein MLRMMLNSKIHRATVTQADLNYVGSITIDQNLLDQVGMLPNEKVHVVNNNNGARFETYIIAGERGSGVICVNGAAARLVQKGDIVIILTYGYVMDENARGHKPTVAIMDENNKVREIIHYEPEATIM from the coding sequence ATGTTACGAATGATGCTCAATTCTAAAATACACCGTGCCACAGTGACGCAGGCAGACTTGAATTATGTCGGCAGCATTACAATTGACCAGAATTTACTGGATCAAGTCGGTATGCTGCCGAACGAGAAAGTCCATGTGGTCAATAATAACAACGGCGCTCGTTTTGAAACGTATATCATTGCAGGGGAGCGCGGCAGCGGCGTGATTTGTGTTAACGGAGCAGCAGCTCGCCTTGTGCAAAAAGGAGACATTGTCATTATTTTGACTTATGGCTATGTGATGGATGAAAATGCCCGCGGCCACAAACCGACTGTTGCCATTATGGATGAAAACAACAAAGTCCGGGAAATTATCCATTATGAACCCGAAGCGACAATTATGTGA
- a CDS encoding zinc metallopeptidase yields MSFIVYFILLLIIPMWAQFKLKRTYGKYSKVRSTSGITGAQVARTILDNNGLSDIKVVESRGMLSDHYNPLTKTVALSSHNYHEASVAGTAVAAHEVGHAIQDAEDYSFLRLRHRLVPVVNISSNMSWVFIMIGIFSAWSGALLIGIILLAAGVIFQLITLPVEFNASSRAMDQLLANNIIRNEEERDAKKVLSAAAMTYVAATAVAVMELARLLLIYTNMNRS; encoded by the coding sequence ATGAGTTTTATTGTCTATTTCATCCTTTTGCTGATCATTCCTATGTGGGCTCAATTTAAGTTAAAGAGAACATATGGCAAATACTCAAAAGTCCGCTCAACATCAGGCATTACTGGAGCGCAAGTAGCGCGTACCATTCTTGATAACAACGGATTGTCTGATATAAAAGTAGTGGAAAGCCGTGGTATGCTAAGCGACCATTACAACCCGTTGACAAAAACAGTGGCTTTAAGCAGCCATAACTATCATGAAGCATCTGTTGCCGGCACAGCGGTGGCGGCACACGAAGTGGGGCATGCGATTCAGGATGCCGAAGATTATTCGTTCCTCCGTTTACGCCATCGATTAGTGCCCGTTGTTAATATCTCTTCGAACATGTCTTGGGTATTTATCATGATCGGTATATTTTCCGCTTGGAGTGGGGCTTTATTGATCGGTATTATTTTGTTGGCTGCAGGGGTAATTTTCCAGCTTATCACATTGCCGGTGGAGTTTAACGCATCCAGCCGGGCTATGGATCAATTGCTTGCGAACAATATCATCCGCAATGAAGAAGAGCGCGATGCGAAAAAAGTATTGAGCGCCGCAGCCATGACATACGTTGCAGCAACGGCTGTAGCAGTTATGGAATTGGCCCGTTTGCTGTTGATTTATACGAACATGAACAGATCTTAA
- a CDS encoding menaquinol-cytochrome c reductase cytochrome b/c subunit, whose protein sequence is MHRGKGMKFVGDSRIPGLQHRKPNIPKDYSEYPGKTEAFWPNFLLKEWMIGAVFLIGFLLLTVAHPSPLEGKADPTDTGYIPLPDWYFLFLYQLLKYQFASGPFNIIGAIIMPGLAFGALALAPFLDPGPERRPSKRPLPTGFMLLAVAAIIFLTWESVANHDWEAAEAQGQIVEEVAIDTAAPGYEIYSGSACISCHGDNLEGAVGPALTNTGLTAEEIAEIAVNGIEEDGQQKMPPSWEGSEEDLKIMTEFIAGLGGEE, encoded by the coding sequence ATGCATCGCGGAAAAGGGATGAAATTCGTTGGGGATTCTCGTATTCCAGGTTTGCAGCATCGTAAACCGAATATCCCTAAAGATTACTCCGAATATCCTGGCAAGACAGAAGCTTTCTGGCCAAACTTCCTTTTGAAAGAATGGATGATTGGTGCAGTCTTCTTGATCGGTTTCTTGCTATTGACTGTCGCCCATCCTTCACCACTAGAAGGTAAGGCAGATCCGACAGATACAGGCTATATTCCACTGCCAGACTGGTATTTCTTATTCTTATATCAATTGCTTAAATATCAATTTGCATCTGGACCATTTAACATCATAGGTGCAATTATCATGCCAGGACTTGCTTTTGGTGCATTGGCACTAGCTCCGTTCCTGGATCCAGGTCCGGAACGCCGCCCATCAAAACGTCCGCTTCCTACGGGCTTCATGCTGCTAGCAGTTGCGGCAATCATCTTCCTTACATGGGAATCCGTAGCGAACCATGACTGGGAAGCTGCTGAAGCGCAAGGACAAATCGTTGAAGAAGTGGCAATCGATACAGCTGCCCCGGGGTATGAAATTTACTCAGGTTCCGCTTGTATTAGCTGCCATGGCGACAATTTAGAAGGTGCCGTAGGTCCAGCTCTTACTAACACAGGGCTTACTGCTGAAGAAATTGCAGAAATCGCTGTAAATGGTATTGAAGAAGATGGACAACAAAAAATGCCGCCATCATGGGAAGGTTCAGAAGAAGATCTTAAGATCATGACTGAATTTATCGCTGGTCTAGGCGGAGAAGAATAA
- a CDS encoding CCA tRNA nucleotidyltransferase, which yields MKTALKVVQTLEKGGFEAYIVGGAVRDLLLGKIPQDIDVATNAAPQEVKTLFSRTIDTGIDHGTVLVLLDGVGIEVTTYRTEGMYSDSRRPDSVEFVQSLEEDLKRRDFTINAMALDKERHIIDPFEGKKDIEKRLIRAVGNPDERFQEDALRMLRAVRFSGQLDFKIDSITLASIRKQAQGIQSVAVERLKNELDKIMVQGHTARSMSYLKESGLTKYLPAGEYFETDWSSYEPVDIAASGWAYMLYRQNREFKDIRVYKFSNEERKLIEQSLKAARLEQWDIWTYYHFSGQQLAIAAALTGVEADIAAGKAALPIQSKSEIAANGIDLMEWSGKKQGPWIRQWIEQMERSIVSGKLKNDKEIIKDWFTNEYHGNA from the coding sequence ATGAAGACTGCTTTAAAAGTGGTTCAAACTCTTGAAAAAGGCGGTTTTGAAGCTTATATAGTAGGCGGGGCGGTACGGGATCTGCTGCTCGGCAAAATACCACAGGACATTGATGTCGCAACGAATGCTGCTCCGCAAGAGGTGAAAACCCTCTTTTCCCGGACCATTGATACGGGAATTGATCATGGCACGGTGCTTGTGCTATTGGACGGAGTAGGGATAGAAGTGACGACATACCGGACAGAAGGCATGTATTCCGACAGCCGCAGGCCTGATTCAGTGGAATTTGTACAATCGCTGGAAGAAGATTTAAAAAGGCGCGATTTCACCATCAATGCGATGGCGCTTGATAAAGAACGCCACATCATCGATCCGTTTGAAGGGAAAAAGGATATCGAGAAACGCCTGATCCGTGCGGTCGGAAATCCGGATGAGCGTTTTCAGGAAGATGCCTTGCGAATGCTCCGGGCAGTCCGCTTTTCAGGACAGCTTGATTTTAAGATTGATTCCATCACATTGGCATCGATCCGCAAGCAAGCGCAAGGAATCCAAAGCGTTGCAGTCGAGCGCTTGAAAAATGAACTCGATAAAATCATGGTTCAAGGGCATACCGCCCGCAGCATGAGTTATTTGAAGGAATCCGGTTTGACGAAATATTTGCCGGCCGGGGAATATTTTGAAACGGATTGGTCATCTTATGAGCCGGTCGATATCGCTGCAAGCGGCTGGGCCTATATGCTGTACCGGCAGAACCGGGAATTTAAAGACATTCGTGTTTACAAATTCTCGAATGAAGAGCGAAAACTCATTGAACAATCGCTGAAAGCTGCACGCCTAGAGCAATGGGACATCTGGACTTACTATCACTTTAGCGGGCAGCAGCTGGCAATTGCTGCAGCACTTACAGGCGTGGAAGCCGACATTGCCGCTGGAAAAGCGGCCCTGCCGATTCAGTCGAAATCGGAAATTGCTGCCAATGGGATTGATTTGATGGAGTGGAGCGGCAAGAAACAAGGCCCTTGGATACGGCAATGGATTGAACAAATGGAGCGCAGCATCGTTTCCGGCAAGCTGAAAAATGACAAAGAAATCATAAAGGATTGGTTTACGAATGAATATCACGGTAACGCGTAA
- the mgsA gene encoding methylglyoxal synthase has product MKIALIAHDRKKDDLIQFVIAYQPILSEHSLYATGTTGQRIIDGTGLDVIRFRSGPLGGDQQIGAMIAQNEMDMVIFFRDPLTAQPHEPDVSALIRLCDVYGVPLATNMGTAEVLLQGLKEGFIDWRLISKERE; this is encoded by the coding sequence ATGAAGATTGCATTAATTGCACATGACCGTAAAAAAGATGATTTAATACAATTTGTTATAGCGTACCAGCCGATTTTATCCGAACACTCTCTGTATGCCACGGGTACGACTGGACAGCGCATTATTGATGGCACGGGGCTTGATGTTATCCGTTTCCGTTCGGGGCCGCTTGGCGGCGATCAGCAGATTGGGGCTATGATTGCCCAAAATGAGATGGATATGGTTATATTCTTCCGGGATCCTTTAACGGCACAACCGCATGAACCGGATGTATCGGCTTTAATTCGACTATGTGATGTATATGGTGTGCCGCTGGCTACCAATATGGGCACCGCTGAAGTGCTCTTGCAAGGGCTTAAAGAAGGTTTTATTGATTGGCGTCTAATCAGCAAAGAGAGAGAGTAA